The following are encoded together in the Malaya genurostris strain Urasoe2022 chromosome 3, Malgen_1.1, whole genome shotgun sequence genome:
- the LOC131438975 gene encoding uncharacterized protein LOC131438975: MWIEDDGQAVEPPTLDEIRKAVRQLKNGKAAGKDGIPAEFLKVESERLFYVLHQVIAMIWEGEEMPSDWLDGIICPIYKKGHRLDCVHGQNPLTANTNAVFEKDIQQRTRCSPCDKFSINFETYDSVKRNELWQIMLEHGFTTKPIRLIRATLDRSKSSVKIAGTISDTFVTLDGLKQDDALSNLLFNIALEGAIRRYGVQRNGTIINKSHMPLEFADDIDINGVDRRAVKEAFVPFKKESARIWLTINSTKTKYMVAGRERGSPNGVVPEGEIDGVLYDVVDEFIYLGTLVTCDDISREVKSTKLALHKSFILHVVLYSHEARSLKETDVRVLGVFERKILRSILGGKEENGEWRRRMNHELYQVYKDADIGRLIKHGRLQ; the protein is encoded by the exons ATGTGGATTGAGGATGATGGACAAGCTGTGGAGCCACCCACGCTAGACGAAATACGAAAAGCGGTTAGACAGCTTAAAAATGGAAAGGCCGCTGGGAAAGACGGGATCCCGGCTGAATTTCTCAAAGTCGAAAGCGAGCGGCTGTTCTACGTACTCCACCAAGTAATTGCAATGATCTGGGAAGGAGAGGAAATGCCTTCGGACTGGCTGGATGGTATCATATGCcctatctacaaaaagggtCACCGActtg ACTGCGTCCATGGACAGAATCCTTTGACGGCGAATACCAATGCGGTTTTCGAGAAGGACATTCAACAACGGACCAGATGTTCACCTTGTGACAAATTCTCGATAAATTTCGAGA CGTACGACTCAGTGAAACGTAACGAATTGTGGCAGATCATGTTAGAACATGGGTTTACGACAAAACCAATAAGACTGATTCGTGCGACGCTCGATAGATCAAAATCAAGCGTCAAGATAGCTGGTACGATATCCGATACTTTCGTGACATTAGATGGATTGAAGCAGGACGACGCGCTCTCAAATCTGTTGTTCAATATAGCGCTCGAAGGTGCCATACGAAGATACGGCGTGCAAAGAAACGGAACCATCATCAATAAGTCTCACATGCCTCTTGAATTTGCGGACGACATTGATATTAATGGGGTGGATCGTAGAGCTGTGAAAGAGGCTTTTGTGCCCTTCAAGAAAGAATCTGCGAGAATATGGTTGACGATAAATTCTACCAAGACTAAATACATGGTGGCTGGCAGAGAACGAGGTAGCCCAAACGGTGTAGTACCCGAGGGTGAGATTGATGGGGTATTATACGACGTTGTTGACGAGTTCATATATCTTGGAACGCTAGTGACATGCGATGATATTAGCCGCGAGGTAAAAAGCACAAAACTTGCTCTACACAAGTCGTTTATACTACATGTTGTCCTATACAGCCACGAAGCAAGGTCGTTGAAGGAAACAGATGTTCGAGTACTCGGCGTCTTTGAGAGAAAAATCCTGCGCTCAATACTTGGCGGCAAAGAAGAGAATGGAGAATGGCGCAGACGCATGAATCATGAGCTGTACCAAGTATACAAAGATGCGGACATTGGAAGGCTTATAAAACACGGCAGACTACAGTGA